Part of the Alkalilimnicola sp. S0819 genome is shown below.
GGTGTGCTTATCGAGAAAACGCAGGGCCAGTAACGGGATATCCTCGCGGCGATCGCGCAGCGGGGGCAGGAGCACCGGGTAGATGTTGAGTCGGTAGTACAGATCGGCGCGGAAGCGGCCGGCCTCCACGGCCTGGGCCAGTTCCACGTTGGTGGCGGCCACCAGGCGCACGTCCACCCGCCGGGTCTGGGTATCGCCCACCCGCTCGAACTCGCCTTCCTGCAGCACCCGCAGCAGCTTGGCCTGGGCGGCGGGGGAGAGTTCGCCCACTTCATCCAGGAACAGCGTACCGCCATGGGCGCGCTCGAAACGCCCGGGACGTGATTGGGCCGCGCCGGTGAAGGCCCCTTTTTCCACGCCGAAGAGTTCGGATTCGATCAGTTCCTCGGGAATCGCCGCGCAGTTGATGGGCACGAAGGCCTTCTCGGCGCGGGCGCTCAGCCCATGCAGGGCGCGGGCGAACATCTCCTTGCCCACGCCGGTCTCGCCCAGCAGCAGCACGGTGATCTGACTCCGGGCGGCCTTGGCGACCATCTCGGCGGCATCCTTGAAGGCCTCCGAGGTGCCGACCATATCGCCCAGGCCCAGTTGTTCGTCGATGTTGTAGCGCAGCTGCTCCACTTGGGTTTGCAGGGCGATGAGCTGATCGGCCACCCGGTCGGGGCGGTAGTACTTGAGGTCCCGCTCGGCGTCGGCCCAGTCCTCCGCGGGCTTGCCGATGATGTAGCAGCGCTTGTCGCCGCGGCCGCGGCATTCGGTTTCGCGATACATGATGAAGCGGCCCATCACTGCGCTGGTGTAGCCCGAGGCGTAGCCAATCTGGATCCAGCACACCGGGTCCACGTCCAGACCGAAGGTTTCCAGGTGCACGTCGGCCTCGAAGCTGTTGCGCCAGATGAACTCGCCGTAATAACGCCCGGCGGTGATGTCGATGTCCAACTCCGCCGGTTCCACCTCCACCACCCCTTCCAGCGAATGCAGCGCGGGGCCCAGGTGCATCAGTTCCTCGTCGGAGGCGTTGGGAATCATGCGCCGGCACATCTGCGCATCCCGCTGGCCCGAGGCATAACCCATGCGG
Proteins encoded:
- a CDS encoding sigma-54-dependent Fis family transcriptional regulator, which produces MSGAPVPKNFDQLFEQLKLRFEHGRILLEKQRMVLLHTGAIAALRKELVESLGLDRARGVLTRMGYASGQRDAQMCRRMIPNASDEELMHLGPALHSLEGVVEVEPAELDIDITAGRYYGEFIWRNSFEADVHLETFGLDVDPVCWIQIGYASGYTSAVMGRFIMYRETECRGRGDKRCYIIGKPAEDWADAERDLKYYRPDRVADQLIALQTQVEQLRYNIDEQLGLGDMVGTSEAFKDAAEMVAKAARSQITVLLLGETGVGKEMFARALHGLSARAEKAFVPINCAAIPEELIESELFGVEKGAFTGAAQSRPGRFERAHGGTLFLDEVGELSPAAQAKLLRVLQEGEFERVGDTQTRRVDVRLVAATNVELAQAVEAGRFRADLYYRLNIYPVLLPPLRDRREDIPLLALRFLDKHTARHGKSVRGVSSAALTALQQYPWPGNIRELQNMIERGVIIAPPGGEIEVEHLFSTLHPPPAQAAEPEPSEPLDSLVDQALGRETSLEELELRLMEAAVEKAEGNLSSAARMLGLTRPQLAYRLKKHGRHM